From the genome of Candidatus Krumholzibacteriota bacterium, one region includes:
- a CDS encoding iron ABC transporter permease, which translates to MSAHGGRFVAIAGLFAAIVLLLAPFIGMERIGPSDLSGDADSTVKEDIFWKIRVPRTITAFIAGAALAIGGMAFQAMFRNALATPFTLGVSSGAAFGAALAIKTGLAFSFMGLAGQSASAFVWAVVSVTIVYGLTRVRHGSSTATMLVAGVAVNFFFASLILFIQYMSDFEHSFRVVRWLMGGFEIVGYGPALVMAPFVVVGGSCVLARVRELDLLTVGEDLAASRGVDVKRTRMILFVGSSLMVGGVVSVCGPIGFVGMMSPHICRILVGAGHRALAPATVLFGGAFLVICDTLARTVIAPAEMPVGIVTALLGGPFFLWLLVFGTAGERIQESG; encoded by the coding sequence ATGAGCGCGCATGGAGGGAGATTCGTCGCGATCGCGGGGCTCTTCGCGGCGATCGTCCTTCTTCTCGCGCCGTTCATCGGCATGGAGCGGATCGGGCCGTCGGATCTTTCCGGGGACGCCGACTCCACGGTAAAGGAAGATATCTTCTGGAAGATCCGCGTGCCGCGGACGATCACGGCGTTCATCGCGGGAGCCGCGCTCGCCATCGGCGGCATGGCTTTCCAGGCGATGTTCCGCAACGCGCTGGCGACGCCGTTCACGCTCGGCGTCTCGAGCGGCGCGGCCTTCGGCGCGGCGCTCGCCATCAAGACGGGGCTCGCATTCTCGTTCATGGGCCTGGCCGGCCAGTCGGCGAGCGCATTCGTCTGGGCGGTCGTATCGGTAACGATCGTCTATGGACTGACCCGGGTCAGGCACGGCTCGTCGACCGCGACGATGCTCGTCGCGGGGGTCGCGGTGAATTTCTTTTTCGCCAGCCTCATCCTCTTCATCCAGTACATGAGCGATTTCGAGCATTCCTTCCGCGTCGTCCGGTGGCTCATGGGGGGCTTCGAGATCGTCGGCTACGGGCCGGCTCTCGTGATGGCCCCGTTCGTCGTCGTCGGCGGATCCTGCGTCCTCGCGAGGGTCCGGGAACTCGATCTGCTGACCGTCGGGGAGGACCTGGCGGCGAGCAGGGGCGTCGACGTGAAAAGAACCAGGATGATCCTCTTCGTCGGCTCCTCCCTGATGGTCGGCGGCGTCGTTTCGGTGTGCGGCCCGATCGGTTTCGTCGGGATGATGAGCCCGCACATCTGCCGTATCCTCGTCGGGGCGGGCCATCGGGCTCTCGCGCCGGCGACCGTGCTGTTCGGCGGCGCATTCCTGGTGATCTGCGACACGCTCGCACGGACGGTCATCGCGCCGGCGGAGATGCCCGTCGGGATCGTCACGGCGCTTCTCGGCGGCCCCTTCTTCCTCTGGCTGCTCGTTTTCGGAACGGCGGGCGAACGGATACAGGAAAGCGGATGA
- a CDS encoding ABC transporter ATP-binding protein, producing MKTPAIEIENLGCSLNGNRILRDVDLSVGRGEYLSLIGPNGAGKTTLLRCVTGLLGTWTGSIQIGGEPTRDMKRKRLAAIAGFVPQADSRHVPFTVEEFVLMGRYPHLSPFTAVGHGDRAAVSDALEKTGTSRLAGRRVDSLSGGERQMVMIAAVLAQGASILLLDEPTTFLDPRHQASVNDLLRRLHRDEGKTIVTVTHDINAAALLGDRAAILVDGRIVHDGPSGSVMSNDILEPAYGTRFIFAAHPQTGRPVIVPRKDGR from the coding sequence ATGAAGACGCCGGCCATCGAGATCGAGAATCTCGGTTGCAGCCTGAACGGCAACCGGATACTCCGCGACGTCGATCTCTCGGTCGGTCGGGGGGAATACCTTTCCCTGATCGGTCCGAACGGCGCGGGAAAGACGACGCTTCTCCGCTGCGTCACCGGTCTCCTGGGGACATGGACCGGGTCGATACAAATCGGGGGGGAGCCGACACGGGACATGAAAAGAAAGCGGCTCGCCGCGATCGCCGGATTCGTTCCGCAGGCGGATTCCCGTCATGTGCCCTTCACCGTGGAAGAGTTCGTGCTGATGGGGCGGTATCCCCACCTCAGCCCTTTCACGGCCGTCGGTCACGGGGATCGGGCGGCGGTCTCGGACGCTCTCGAGAAAACCGGAACGAGCCGTCTCGCGGGCAGGCGGGTGGATTCGCTGAGCGGCGGGGAACGGCAGATGGTGATGATCGCGGCCGTGCTGGCGCAGGGGGCGTCGATTTTGCTCCTCGACGAGCCGACGACCTTTCTCGATCCCCGGCATCAGGCCTCGGTCAACGACCTGCTCCGGCGGCTTCATCGCGACGAGGGCAAGACGATCGTCACGGTCACGCATGACATCAACGCGGCCGCCCTGCTCGGGGACCGGGCGGCGATCCTCGTCGACGGCAGGATCGTCCATGACGGTCCGTCGGGGTCAGTCATGTCGAACGACATACTCGAGCCCGCCTACGGGACCCGGTTCATCTTCGCCGCCCACCCGCAGACCGGACGCCCGGTCATCGTTCCCCGAAAGGATGGCAGATGA
- a CDS encoding YihY/virulence factor BrkB family protein: protein MGRIAAVLRRMRCTAPGVVADAFREFIRQRSLETGAGIAYFAFFSLFPLAVFLFSILSYVLDEKTIITEVMRILDRAFPAGQNQFVRLVDENLGILFRGRGSLSIIAIVGLFWAGSNVFAVLVRYINLAWGARAVPLTFIRKRLFAFAGIVSLALTIVASFLLNTAVDIVSQFDLPFRHGEKLAGTAGWTYFTDAVPYIFGFLLLSVIYYWVPKTQVRLREACGGALAAIVALRLAYAGFKWSIVAGVLNYRVVYGSLATVVLSLFWIYICSLVILFGAHLGAAMSRCPVGPAGSERNF from the coding sequence ATGGGCCGGATAGCGGCCGTCCTGAGGCGCATGCGGTGCACGGCGCCGGGCGTCGTCGCGGACGCGTTCCGCGAGTTCATCCGGCAGCGCTCGCTCGAAACGGGGGCGGGTATCGCCTATTTCGCGTTCTTCTCGCTGTTCCCGCTTGCCGTCTTCCTCTTCTCGATCCTCTCGTACGTGCTCGACGAGAAGACGATCATCACCGAGGTGATGCGGATCCTCGATCGCGCCTTCCCTGCGGGACAGAACCAGTTCGTCAGGCTCGTGGACGAGAATCTCGGCATCCTCTTCCGCGGTCGCGGTTCGCTCAGCATCATCGCCATCGTCGGACTCTTCTGGGCCGGCTCGAATGTCTTCGCGGTTCTCGTGAGGTACATCAACCTCGCCTGGGGCGCTCGCGCCGTGCCGCTGACCTTCATACGCAAGCGGCTCTTCGCCTTCGCCGGCATCGTTTCGCTCGCTCTCACGATCGTCGCCTCCTTCCTGTTGAACACCGCCGTCGACATCGTCTCGCAATTCGATCTTCCCTTCCGGCACGGGGAGAAACTCGCCGGTACGGCCGGCTGGACCTATTTCACGGACGCCGTGCCGTACATCTTCGGATTCCTGCTGCTTTCGGTGATCTATTACTGGGTGCCGAAGACGCAGGTCCGTCTGCGAGAGGCGTGCGGTGGGGCTCTCGCCGCGATCGTCGCACTCCGGCTTGCCTATGCGGGGTTCAAGTGGTCGATCGTCGCCGGGGTGCTCAACTACCGTGTCGTCTACGGTTCGCTCGCCACGGTGGTCCTTTCCCTCTTCTGGATCTACATCTGCAGTCTCGTCATACTGTTCGGCGCTCATCTCGGCGCGGCGATGTCCCGGTGTCCGGTCGGTCCTGCCGGGAGCGAACGGAACTTTTGA
- a CDS encoding YjbQ family protein, which yields MKSFRRELWFDVPARRALVNITPEVEACLAESGIVEGLLLVNAMHITASVFINDDESGLHADYEEWLERLAPHEPVERYRHNRTGEDNGDAHLKRQVMGREVVVAVTAGQLDFGPWEQIFYGEFDGRRRKRVLVKIVGE from the coding sequence ATGAAGAGTTTTCGCAGGGAGCTCTGGTTCGACGTCCCCGCGCGCAGGGCCTTAGTCAACATCACGCCGGAAGTGGAAGCCTGTCTCGCCGAGAGCGGGATCGTCGAAGGCCTGCTCCTCGTCAACGCCATGCACATCACCGCGTCGGTCTTCATCAACGATGACGAATCCGGATTGCACGCCGATTACGAGGAGTGGCTCGAGCGCCTCGCCCCGCACGAACCGGTGGAACGATACCGGCACAACCGCACCGGAGAGGACAACGGCGACGCGCATCTCAAGCGGCAGGTGATGGGGCGTGAAGTCGTGGTCGCCGTCACGGCGGGGCAACTCGATTTCGGACCGTGGGAACAAATATTCTACGGCGAATTCGACGGACGGAGGCGGAAACGCGTCCTGGTGAAGATCGTCGGCGAATAG
- a CDS encoding ABC transporter substrate-binding protein: protein MKAVRPIALAFVIVAAALCGSIRAGSPAIGAEDAPGIPAFPPPSRIVSLSPSTTEILFAIGAGDRIVGVTRYCRYPAEAASIRRVGGYLDPNYEAIAALEPDLVAILPEQESIRNLLGRLGIRFVIVDNKRIEDIVRSIGTLGVVCGEQERAKRLVCGIEERIEAVRRGVAGRHRPRVLVSVEREVGAGVVRELYAAGRGGIYDELVELAGGENAYRRESPAFPLISAEGIVNLDPDVVIDLVPDVEGRGIDTAAAAADWDGIPGFGKKRRVCVVTADYAFIPGPRFPRFLEDLAGMIHPRDSTETR from the coding sequence ATGAAGGCGGTGCGGCCGATCGCCCTCGCCTTCGTGATCGTCGCCGCGGCGCTCTGCGGGTCGATCCGTGCAGGGTCGCCGGCAATCGGCGCCGAAGATGCTCCCGGAATCCCGGCTTTTCCGCCGCCGTCGCGGATCGTCTCGCTCTCGCCGAGCACAACGGAGATACTCTTCGCGATCGGGGCGGGAGATCGGATCGTCGGCGTGACCCGGTATTGCCGCTACCCGGCCGAGGCCGCATCGATACGGCGGGTCGGCGGGTATCTCGATCCCAACTACGAGGCGATCGCCGCTCTCGAGCCGGACCTGGTCGCGATCCTGCCCGAACAGGAATCGATCAGGAATCTTCTCGGTCGTCTGGGCATTCGTTTCGTCATCGTCGACAACAAGCGGATCGAGGACATCGTCCGGTCGATCGGCACGCTCGGTGTCGTCTGCGGCGAACAGGAACGGGCGAAACGGCTCGTCTGCGGTATCGAGGAGCGCATCGAGGCGGTGCGACGCGGCGTGGCGGGGCGTCACCGTCCCCGGGTACTCGTTTCGGTCGAACGCGAGGTCGGCGCAGGCGTCGTCAGGGAACTCTACGCCGCGGGGCGCGGCGGCATCTACGACGAACTCGTCGAGCTCGCGGGCGGGGAGAACGCCTACCGGCGCGAAAGCCCCGCCTTTCCGCTCATCTCGGCGGAGGGGATCGTCAATCTCGATCCGGACGTGGTGATCGATCTCGTCCCCGACGTCGAGGGCCGCGGTATCGACACCGCGGCGGCCGCCGCCGACTGGGACGGCATTCCCGGATTCGGGAAGAAAAGACGGGTCTGCGTGGTGACGGCCGATTACGCGTTCATCCCGGGGCCGAGATTCCCACGGTTCCTCGAGGATCTCGCCGGCATGATCCACCCGCGAGATTCGACGGAGACGCGATGA
- a CDS encoding GYD domain-containing protein has translation MQTYILLTKLTTEVSRQMKERATIGRAWLDRVKEKCPEVTFVAHYALLGRYDFLDIFEAPDEEAAAKVSMISLSNGAFQAESLIAIPYRRFLELTEEI, from the coding sequence ATGCAGACCTACATCCTGCTGACGAAACTGACCACGGAGGTCAGTCGCCAGATGAAGGAGCGGGCGACGATCGGGCGCGCCTGGCTGGACCGCGTGAAGGAGAAGTGCCCCGAGGTCACGTTCGTCGCGCATTACGCACTTCTCGGCAGGTACGATTTCCTGGACATCTTCGAGGCGCCGGACGAGGAGGCGGCGGCGAAGGTGTCGATGATCAGCCTCTCGAACGGGGCCTTCCAGGCGGAGAGCCTGATCGCCATCCCGTACCGGCGGTTCCTGGAGCTCACGGAGGAGATCTGA